In the Phyllopteryx taeniolatus isolate TA_2022b chromosome 1, UOR_Ptae_1.2, whole genome shotgun sequence genome, AGACATGTATATTGTAGACTCACGCAGAGACCCACACACGCGAGTCACTTCCGAGCACCACTTAAAAGTACATCTGACTTATCGTGCAGAAGTGTTAGAATGCACTTGAGGTGATATGCAAGAGGAGGAGCCATTAACGCCGTCAACTAATTGTGTACGCGTGTGTACATATATAGTTTCCGGCATTGGCTGTAGTGCGACTTGCATTTGAAGAGTAACATGAGGGTTGCGGTCCTGTGGGGCCTGCTGCCCCTGCTGTGTCAATACACACTGGTAAGCAGCCACATTTTGGGAAGGACGTCTTCTCCCGATGACTTGGCCCAGCTCAGGGTAAGCCGCATCCCCAGAGAGGAAGGTCAAACACTAACTCATGTATAGTTTTGTGGTCTGCAATGTGTCTGTCAAACTTATTCTTTGAGAACTTGGAAAGAGGAGAACAAGTTGCATTATAGAGTTGATCTGTCTAATTCTATACAAACATGCAGTAAATGTAAGGCTGATCTTTCTTTTAGTCAGTCATCTAAATACAACGTCGCTATTATTGTAGCATGTTCAACAATGGGAGAGAGGAAGtagcaatgtttattttattttgttgttgttgttgcgtaaTATTAATCCGAACGTGTCAACCATATTTACTCTACTAGGTCAGTGGTCATGTTTGTCATCCTAGCATAAAGCCAAAGAACTATTTCATTtcctttatgaaaaaaaaatgtacacctTTGTGTCATACATTGGCTTCCTGCCCTCTGCACAACAGTCTCTGCTTGAGCGCTTTGAGGAGACTCTGGCAGAAGCAGCCCAGGAGGATGCCTCTGAAATGGACTATGCAACATTGAACCAAGAACCAGAACACAGCCAGTCCAACCGAGGAGGGAACACGAAGCAGGACCGGGACCAAGAAGCTATGGCAGTAGAACGATCCCAAGCAGCGGCTGAAGGCCAGAGCCGGGCCTTGAGTCAGAGGAACCGCCTACTGGACCTGCTGGTGACGGCCAGAAAGCGGGCATCAGGCTGCTTTGGTGCCAGGATGGACCGGATAGGGAACGCGAGCGGTCTGGGGTGCAACACTGGAAGAGGTGAGTACACAACAGAGTGGCACTTTTTTCTGgtcatatttctatatttaactAAATTGAGGGATAGTGTATCCTCTATAATTCCTTAGGATAACATTCCTTAGTcctgaaaaaaatatctataaatatctatctatatatatatatatatatatatatatatatatatatatatatacataactAATTACATATAACTAAtaatttcattattaataataataaccaaacACCATCCATTTCATTACTAGGAGATAATTTGTTATTACAGTAATTTTGTAATTACAGCTGCTTTTGAAAATTTCCatgataaaaatgttgaaaaatagccgcaaaagctcagatttttcTTTCGTATCACTTCCTTGTgaagccgacgcttgtgattgggtCTCTCTGGCCATGTGCCATTCTACAGCAGTCGTGAATATGACATACTTTTCCAAATATAATCATGGTGCAATCTGTTAgtttgagattttgaaaaggttagaagACTCAGTTATGGGCGGCAAGGTGGTAGACT is a window encoding:
- the nppa gene encoding natriuretic peptides A isoform X1, whose translation is MRVAVLWGLLPLLCQYTLVSSHILGRTSSPDDLAQLRSLLERFEETLAEAAQEDASEMDYATLNQEPEHSQSNRGGNTKQDRDQEAMAVERSQAAAEGQSRALSQRNRLLDLLVTARKRASGCFGARMDRIGNASGLGCNTGRG